The following coding sequences lie in one bacterium genomic window:
- a CDS encoding helix-turn-helix domain-containing protein: MSGSVSNDDYRLLDLEDGATLEDVRRAYHRMKALYAESSLATYSLMADEERSGILHRIEKAYMRITSNLEAPSAGRQMPLRGEGLAPARSLEEREPVGTYLKRRREELGLTLKEVAGSTRIRSTYLEYIEEQRYSDLPALVYLRGFIMEFARTLRIPEPEILTAAYIAQMEENRT; encoded by the coding sequence ATGAGCGGGTCCGTTTCAAACGATGACTACCGGCTCCTGGACCTGGAGGACGGGGCGACCCTTGAGGATGTACGCCGTGCCTACCACCGCATGAAGGCCCTTTATGCCGAGAGTTCCCTCGCCACCTACAGCCTCATGGCCGACGAGGAAAGGTCAGGCATCCTGCACCGTATCGAGAAGGCATACATGCGCATCACCTCCAACCTTGAGGCGCCGTCGGCCGGCAGGCAGATGCCCCTGAGAGGCGAAGGGCTGGCCCCCGCCAGGAGCCTGGAAGAGAGAGAACCGGTGGGGACCTACCTGAAGCGGCGGCGCGAGGAACTGGGCCTGACCCTCAAGGAGGTCGCGGGCAGCACCCGGATCCGGTCCACCTACCTGGAGTATATCGAGGAGCAGCGCTACTCTGACCTCCCGGCCCTTGTCTACCTCAGGGGTTTTATTATGGAGTTCGCCCGGACATTGCGCATCCCCGAGCCCGAGATCCTCACGGCCGCCTACATCGCACAGATGGAGGAGAACCGCACATGA
- a CDS encoding P-loop NTPase has protein sequence MIGLNPETNERTRPRIWAVGGGKGGVGKTVITANMAICLSQLGFICVALDADLGGANLHTVLGMAGPDRTLSDFIRKEVDSLADTMVQTPFPNLRFISGSRALLEMANPKHTQKEKIIRHITTLDVDFVLLDLGSGSAFNTLDFFLAADEGVLVVLPEPTSVENAYHFIKAAFYRKLKKATKLSGVAEAIDKAMEEKVARGIQSPRTLISNVAQIDPEAGQALMEEAATFCPDIIVNQTRRFDDHNLGNDIVHACRDYFGIEIRHIGSIDEDDSLREAVRLRKAVLEAFPASPFSRSIHAIVRNLLDSKRAVP, from the coding sequence ATGATCGGTCTGAACCCGGAAACGAACGAAAGAACACGGCCCAGGATATGGGCCGTGGGTGGAGGCAAGGGCGGTGTCGGGAAGACAGTGATCACCGCCAACATGGCCATCTGCCTTTCCCAGCTGGGGTTCATCTGCGTCGCCCTGGACGCCGACCTCGGCGGGGCAAACCTGCACACTGTTCTCGGCATGGCGGGACCTGACCGCACACTGTCTGATTTTATCCGCAAGGAAGTGGACTCCCTTGCGGACACCATGGTCCAGACTCCTTTCCCCAACCTCCGTTTTATCAGCGGTTCCAGGGCCCTCCTCGAGATGGCCAACCCCAAGCACACACAGAAGGAAAAGATCATCCGCCACATCACGACCCTGGACGTGGATTTCGTCCTCCTGGACCTCGGTTCGGGTTCAGCGTTCAACACGCTGGACTTTTTTCTCGCAGCCGACGAGGGGGTGCTGGTTGTTTTGCCGGAGCCGACCTCGGTGGAGAACGCATACCATTTCATCAAGGCGGCCTTCTACAGAAAGCTCAAAAAGGCCACAAAACTGAGCGGTGTGGCCGAGGCTATCGACAAGGCCATGGAGGAGAAGGTCGCACGGGGCATCCAGTCGCCGAGGACCCTGATCAGCAACGTGGCCCAGATCGATCCGGAAGCGGGGCAGGCCCTCATGGAGGAGGCCGCGACTTTCTGCCCCGACATTATCGTCAACCAGACCCGGCGGTTCGACGACCACAACCTGGGAAATGACATTGTCCACGCCTGCCGCGACTACTTTGGCATCGAGATTCGGCACATCGGCAGCATCGACGAGGACGACTCCCTGCGGGAGGCCGTCAGGCTGCGCAAGGCGGTCCTCGAGGCGTTCCCGGCCAGCCCATTTTCCAGGAGCATCCATGCCATCGTCCGCAACCTCCTCGACTCGAAGAGAGCCGTGCCATGA